Within Candidatus Neomarinimicrobiota bacterium, the genomic segment CATGTACGAATCGATAAGCTCTAAGGGTATTCCGTACTTATCCAGAAGACGCCTCGCCATACCTTCGCTAATAACAGCGCTTTTATCCCTGAAAGTGATACTCCCCTGTAATCCATCTACCAGCTCCGCAACGCCGACAGGAATGTCTCTAATGAACTGTATCATCCCTTTGCTGATAAATGTGATCGTCATTCGATCCCAGGCTATGTCTATTATAACTATTGTCGATTCTCCATCTTCTTTGCCCGTTAATCTCAATATGTCAAAAATTGCGAACGGGGGTATTGAGACTTTGCTGACCTTAATATCCGATTTTTCAAAATTCGAGAGACTGCTTTTGAGGAAACTCTTTTCAACAGCCATAAGCGTTACGGATAACACCTCTTGAACATCGCTCTCACGCCCGATAACATAATCATAGATCGTATTCTCTATGGGGAACGGGAGGTTCTTTTGAGCCTGCCACTGAAGCGCTTGTTTCATTTCTTTCTGGGTTAATTTCGGGAGAACGAACTGTTTTATCGCCGTTTGGGGACCTGACACCGATATCGAGACGTTAACTCCCTTCCCAACTTTTCCAGGCAGCAAGCTGCTCAAGGTAGATATAATATCCTTGTTACTCTTAATTCCACCGTCACCGATAATCTCACACACCATGAAATGGGTAAGGACTTTACCCTTGAGGCTATTTGAAATCTTTACCATTTTCACGAAATTGCCGTCTATGTCTATCCCGACGACATGCTGTTCTCCCAAAACCCAGCGTTTAAAATAATCAGAAAATCTGCTCAATATCGAGGGAAGCTTACCGGATGGTTCCTCGAGGAATTGAACCTGTATCTTGGACTCTTCAACTTCGGCAGGCAGCATGCTTTCAGGCTTTGGTTCAACATCCGGCTTAACGGAAGCTCGGTAGGCTGCGTCCGAGCCCGCCATAGTCTGTTCTAAATCATCGAGCGGATTTTCGGGAGGTTCGAGCACCTGCTCTTCGAGAAGATTCTCGGATTCATGTATATAGGAAGCCGCTTCCCTCTCGACCGGAGACTGGAGCTTATCCCTCTTCCGAAGAGTTTCAAGCAGTTTTATGGTGGGATCATCTATCCGGTTTTCTTCAGACATGCCACGGACTCTCTTTTCTTATGACCGAAACTACCATATCTTCTTCGACTTGTTCTTTCCCGTTACGAAGCAATTCAATAAGGACGTTATGGCAAAATTGCGTGATCTTCCTCGGATAACCCTGCGTGTATTGATATATCTTGGATACCGCTTCATCACTGAAAAGCGGGTATTTTCCCCTGTACCCCGCTTTTTTGAGACGATATTCAATCAACCCCTTCGTATCCTCTTCGTTTATAGGGTTTATAACATAACCGAGGCTGATTCTGTCAAGGAAATTAGGCTGACGCTTTATCTTAACCATGAACTCGCTTTGTGCCAGGATTATCAGCTGAAGCAATTTAAAATCATTCGTCTCGTAGTTCAGGAGGGTTCGAAGCGCCTCTATGTGCAGTGAAGTCAGCTTTTGACCCTCGTCCACAACAAGTACAACAACCTTGTTCTCTTCGACTGCCCTTTTATACAAGAAATTTTCGACCAGCATTTTGTACTCGAAAGTCGATCTTGCGGTGTCCTTGATATCGAAAACAGATGCCAGATTCTTAACAAACTCGAACTCCGACTCAAAGGCAGGATCAAGAATGAGGTGAAAGTCATACTGGCTTGAGAATGTATCAAAAAGTTTGATGATCATCCTGCTGAGAGTGGTCTTTCCTGTCCCTACGTCACCGAGAATCACGCTGAGACCCCTTTTCAACCTGATATTTATCTCTAATCTCTGGATACATTCCTTGTGTTCCTGCGAGTAAAAAAAGAAATCAGGATCGGGAGACGTCGAAAACGGTTCCTTCCTTAAACCCAGCTCTTCATAATATTCCATCTTTGATCCTTCTTTTGATATAGCGAATCGGCATATGTTCCGCCCTCAACTCTCTGATTTTTATTAATGTTTCGACTGTCTCGCTGTTGAAGTAGCGGTAGCCGTTGTGCATACTTCTTCCCTTTTCTTTTATCAGTTCGATCCGGAGATAGTAATTAAGTGTATCTACGGAGAATCCTGTCAATCGGGCAAGGTCTCCGATGAGGTAAATATCTTTTATGCTATTATTAACAGGCACTTAACTATCACTCCATGGTTCGATAGTATACTCAATGGTTCAGGAGTTAATGTAACACCATAACCCTCTCATGTCAAGTATTTTTTCATTCTAATGTGATTTTTATCAATTTGAGCATAAAAAACCCGGCTACTCGGCAGTCGGGTTAATGTGAAGCCTAAGGTAGTATATCAGATCCAATAGGTGCGGTCAGGGCAAGCCCTAACCCGCATACAATCCGTATGGGACGCAGATCTGCGTCCCCCTACCTACTATTTTAGGACAAATGTCCGCCAGACTGACGTCGGGCTGGAAACTCAGCGGTGGGATATAACTATATTCGGTAGGGGCATCCCCATGGGATGTTGTGTATCCCCTCTTTAGACTGACAATATGGTTCCGTCACAGCCCCGTGTAGATTATTTAAGAGTGGAAAGCGTTGGTATTAAAGAGCTATCTGAATATCCATGTGTATATCATATACGCCCCTGCCATAATGAACAGGCTGCCTGTCGTTTTCCTGTATACAAGAGTCAATTCGTCCGTCGCTATAACCTTCCCCCCTACCTCATTTAATTTTTCCATAAGGCGCGGGTTGAATATCAATATAGCCGAAAAAATCAGTATCAATCCCGCAAGAATCAGCGACGTTATACCTAAAATTGCATTGATCCCCATTAAGGTGCGGGATATATAGTACATCACCAGAGATGCGATGACCATTAGTATTCCGACCAGGTACCGATGCTTGAAGATGTGCTGGTCAACGGGGAATACGGTGTTCGCGACGCTTGTGAGTTTCAGGAGCTTCGAAGGAAAAAACAGAAACATAAGTCCGAATACCACTAAAATTCCGCCGAGAATCGGGAATGCGATCATCACTGTTTCCTCCCTATAAATATATGTTCTGGCTTAAGAAGATTAATATGCACTGACACTAATTTAATCCAATTATAAACTAAAGTCAAAAGAATACTGCTTACCGTCGCTTGAATAAAGTGTTACAGTGAATGCCGTTCCCGTCATGTCCGTCAGGGCACCCTTTTTATCCTGAAAATCACGCATGATAAAAGTCCTCGATTGATTCTTTGGAATTTGGAAATTTGTCATTCCGGTCCCTTTTGAATCTATTTGATCCCCGCTGCCTGCCATGTTTACGAACGAAGCTTCAAGCCATACAGTTACAGAATTTACAATGAGCTGATTATATTTCGGTTCTTTTTTTGCAGAATTATAGCTCCCGGGGTAGTCGGTTTTGAAGTCCGTTACTGTTACAGTCTGTCCAAGCAGATTCCTCAACTGGAATTGAACCTGTTCATTGGAAGCACCTGTTAGCGTTGGACTCCCGGATACAAGGAGCAAGTTGGCTATGTTATTCACTCTTGGAATATTTACATTTCCTTCGGCCACAAGAATACTTTTTATATTGGTCTCCAAACCGCCTAATGGACGGAACGAAAGCGCTCTTGTTCCCTTCGGAATGTTG encodes:
- a CDS encoding AAA family ATPase; its protein translation is MEYYEELGLRKEPFSTSPDPDFFFYSQEHKECIQRLEINIRLKRGLSVILGDVGTGKTTLSRMIIKLFDTFSSQYDFHLILDPAFESEFEFVKNLASVFDIKDTARSTFEYKMLVENFLYKRAVEENKVVVLVVDEGQKLTSLHIEALRTLLNYETNDFKLLQLIILAQSEFMVKIKRQPNFLDRISLGYVINPINEEDTKGLIEYRLKKAGYRGKYPLFSDEAVSKIYQYTQGYPRKITQFCHNVLIELLRNGKEQVEEDMVVSVIRKESPWHV
- the pilM gene encoding pilus assembly protein PilM; the protein is MSEENRIDDPTIKLLETLRKRDKLQSPVEREAASYIHESENLLEEQVLEPPENPLDDLEQTMAGSDAAYRASVKPDVEPKPESMLPAEVEESKIQVQFLEEPSGKLPSILSRFSDYFKRWVLGEQHVVGIDIDGNFVKMVKISNSLKGKVLTHFMVCEIIGDGGIKSNKDIISTLSSLLPGKVGKGVNVSISVSGPQTAIKQFVLPKLTQKEMKQALQWQAQKNLPFPIENTIYDYVIGRESDVQEVLSVTLMAVEKSFLKSSLSNFEKSDIKVSKVSIPPFAIFDILRLTGKEDGESTIVIIDIAWDRMTITFISKGMIQFIRDIPVGVAELVDGLQGSITFRDKSAVISEGMARRLLDKYGIPLELIDSYMDEDLEINSISQQMSGSVDRIVEEVLRSLNYFKKKFPDFEEADTLYISGQGADLYNMGLLFRRTTNKRIERINPLLGIAVDENIVTPSAFTKVASTLTVAAGLARNFFDGPNIAPEDAKNGISFGVVKKLFSIATLFLLVILSSVTYSVKIDIDQKKAIASEAESHLASLSPIQQQYLSSNKEIVSLLDLMSIMDSEEKKGIWLRSQLKLLSTLSPPEMMLSHVDIRTSVTQIDQDKGVSFVQLTGAIFADDFFSRQIIKDYQDALLNTKLYSNVEITESNFVGTGGARAMFFVINCFL
- a CDS encoding MerR family transcriptional regulator, with protein sequence MPVNNSIKDIYLIGDLARLTGFSVDTLNYYLRIELIKEKGRSMHNGYRYFNSETVETLIKIRELRAEHMPIRYIKRRIKDGIL